From Caldilineales bacterium:
CGTATGCCAATTCCGCCACGGGGGCATGACAAAGCCATTATAAGGTCAGTGAGTCGAGAACGCAAACTTGTGGCGCGACGCTCGCGCCCACGTGCGGGTTTTCGGCGCCCGTGCCGCACTGGGGCGCCGTCTTCGCCATCTTTCCGATTTCTGCGAAGTCGAGCACGCCCTCGCGCGGGTTTTCTGCGGTATAATGGCGCCCATGTCTACCCCTGCCCAGAACCCTTCCCTGCACTTCCTCTGGCTGGAAGTGACCGACCTGCGCAAAACGGTCGATTTCTATCGCGAGACCTTGGGATTCCCCGTCCAGGACGATGCCGGCGCCTTTGCCATCGTCCACCTGGCCCAAACCAAAATCTACCTGGCGCCCGGAGCGCCGCGCGGGCTGGGGATGTACATCGCCATCGCCGTCG
This genomic window contains:
- a CDS encoding VOC family protein, whose product is MSTPAQNPSLHFLWLEVTDLRKTVDFYRETLGFPVQDDAGAFAIVHLAQTKIYLAPGAPRGLGMYIAIAVADIDAFCQRLRLHGLAAPAPIDEGWAKYINLMDPDGYRLLLLQPA